GTAGTGTGGCGCCTCCTGTACTTATCTCTGCTTCCTACagtcccttttatttatttcatttttgatagtagagacagggtcttgctatgttgcccaggctggtttcaaactcctgggctcaagcaatcttcctgccttggcctcccagagtgctgggattgcaagtgtgagtcaccacacccggccaagtccTTTCCCATCTCCCAGGAAGACTATGAGAGAGATTTGGGGCCCAAGTTGATAATATCAAATACACTGAACTTGACTGTGTTCACCGTGTTCTGGCTCTAGAGAAATGAGAGTTGCTAGTGAGGGCGGCGCCATTCTGTGTATCTTCTGTACCTTGAAAGTCTCTCAAGAAATCTTGCCCCTGGTCTTCTTGTTCCAAGGACACAACAGGTTCCCTTTTTCTCTGGAGATGAAATCCAGATCTTTGATTTTAGAACCAAATTTGGACTCTTGACTCTGGAACACTAATTTCTTTAGCAAGTTGTTTCGTGGAATCAATCCTAAGTTATGGGTTTTTCAAAAATCCCTTGATGAGAGTGCATAATTGAGAGGCGCTGCAGGTGGTACAACACCGTCTGGCTTTTCTACTTTGAACCTCTGCACCAGGTTGATCTTGTCCATGGCTCTGGTTTGATTCTAAAGTCTCTGGTTCTGGTCTTTTCTGGAATCCGTGCCTAGCTCTTCAATTCTGAAACCAAATTTGGATTATTGACTCTTCTGTAtggatttataaagcaagtttttGTTTGGTAGAATAACCTGAGCAAGGTTTTTGATCAAAGGTATTGATGAGGATTTTCAATTGATCTGTGAGTTTGGTGCGACTGCACCTATAATTTGTTGCTACCATCTTGTGTGAAGAGGTGTCTTCGGTCATGCTGGAAGAGAGTCCTGGAAGCTGAGCTACTGTCTGGGAGACCCATAATCTCAACTTCTTAGTTTTGCCAGTTTTGTACTTTATGTAAGTGCAGTATTGACTGTTTCCTGTCTAGCTTTTCATTCAAACTCATGCTTGTGAAATTCATCTAATTTTGCATGCAATTATagataattcattttcttttttgtatggtATTCTGTGCAAATAtattacaatttatttatccattctactgtaCATGGTCATTTGGGTAATTTCAGTTTTGAGCTATTATAATTAATACTATGCAGATCTAGTACATGACTTTTGGTAAACGTTGTAAACATTTCTGTTGGGTATGTGCATAGGAGCAAAATAGGGTATGCAAATGTTTAGCTTTGCTAGCTACTACTCAACAGTTTTCTgaagtggttgtaccaatttaccaCCAGCCATACATGAGTCCCAGTGGAATTGGAATAGAACTgtagaatttcaatttttataagaTTTGTGCTGAATGGTAACTCTGGAGATACCCTGAGCCCAAAGATGATGAGGCAGAGGAGTTTTTCCAAAAAGTTCGAATCACCATTACtttttcacattcattttcaAGTCAAAACATTCCTGtatgtcaggtgtggtggtgcatgcctgtagtcccagctactcaggaggctgaggcaggagaattgcttgagcccaggagtttgaggctgcagtgaactatgatcacaccactggactccagcctgggtgacaaagtgagaccctgtctctaaaaaaatagtgaaataaataataataatgataatcataATAAATCCCTGTAAAATAGACAGAGGTACGCCTTATGCCATTTTCTCCTGAAGCTGAGGAAATGAGACAAAAGAGatcaaaatgctttttctgagaGCCCTACTAATCCTGTATTTCCCACTCTAGCTCCAGAGCTTTGATTTTAGGTGCATGTGCCCTCCTGTGAATTTGTTACAGAAAAGGCATGTTCAGGCTGAGGCTGGCATTTCTATAACATTGCTAGTTTCAAACAACAAGTTTGAATGCCATGAACCCTCATAGCATGTGAGGGTTTATTCAGCTGACAATTAACCAGGTAGAAAGGGCATATTCATAAACTCTCTTGCCTGAACTTGGAGCTTTTctgacagttttttgtttgtttgttttcgagacagagtctcactctgtcgcccacatGGGAgggcagttgcatgatctcagctcactgcaacctctgccttaaggttcaagtgattctcctgcctcagcctcccgagtagctaggatcacaggcatgcgccatcatgcctggctgtattgtatttttaagtagagacaaggtttcaccatgttggccaggctggtctcgaactcctgacctcaagtgatctccccacctcggcttcccaaggtgctcagattacaggtgctgACAGTTTTAAATGGAGAAAGCAGCCTGTCCAGGTTTCCTAGCCTGGTTTCTCATCAGACTCAGCTGGGTGGCTTTTTAAGCTACACGTTTCCCCATCCCCACTCAAGGACAATTGAATTGAGGTCCTCGGAATTGGGACttgggaatctgtattttataaaGTTCTCAAGTGGTTCTGATTTAACTGGAGGCCAACAGCAAACCTTTGATTGGAATCACTGTTGctctcagttttttaaaaatgataaccaTCCAATACACTTTACCGAAATCCTGAgaacaagaagagaaaatgaatttaaaatcagACTTTCCCCCCTTCTTTAAAGTATTCTATCAAAAGACAGGGTTTTGGGCACCAGGCTTCCTTCTGCAACAGACGTGGGTCACGCTCTCGCTGGCTCTCTTTCTGCCGCCATCTTGATTCCACGTTCCCTCCACAAAATGCCCGGCAAAGCCACGGAAACCGTCCCTGCTATAGAGCAGGAGCTGCTGCAGCCCCAGGCTGAGACAGGGTCTGGAACAGAATCTGACAGTGATGAGTCAGTACCAGAGCTTGAAGAACAGGATTCCACCCAGGTAACCACACAACAAGCCCAGCTGGCAGTAGCAGCTGAAATTGATGAAGAACCAGTCAGTAAAGCAAAACAGAGGCGGAGTGAAAAGAAGGCACGGAAGGCTATGTTCAAATTGGGTCTTCAACAGGTTACAGGAGTTACTAGAGTCACTATCCGGAAATCTAAGAATATCGTCTTTGTCATCATAAAACCAGATGTCTACAAGAGCCCTGCTTCGGATATCTACATAGTTTTTGGGGAAGCCGAGATCGAAGATTTATCTCAGCAAGCACAACTAGCAGCTGCTGAGAAATTCAAAGTTCAAGGTGAAGCTGTCTCAAATATTCAAGAAAACACACAGGCTCCAGCTGTACAAGAGGAGAGTGAAGAGGAAGAGGTCGATGAAGCAGGTGTAGAAGTTAAGGACATAGAATTGGTCATGTCACAAGCAAATGTGCCGGGAGCAAAGGCAGTCCAAGCCCTGAAAAACAGTAATGATATTGTAAATGCTATTATGGAATCAACAATGTAACCATCTGAAAGCAACTGTTTTTGGTGTCTCAGAGGAGTAACTGCAGCTTGGTTTGAAATTTGTACTGTTTCTATCATAAATAAAGTTATGGCTTCTTgttggatgaaaaaaaaaaagacagtattttgccaaattaaacagaaaagagaattcaGTGGAACATGGCTCTGATTTCAGGGTAATAATAATGGTAGGTAACaattaaatggcatttaaaaattttctgaacgcttgctgggcgccatggctcatgcctgaatctcagcattttgggaggccaaggcaggcagatcacctgaggtcatgagttcaagaccagcctggccaacatggtgaaaccctgtctctactaaaaatacaaaaattagctgggcgtggtggtgcacacctgtaatcccagttactcaggaggctgaggcaggaaaatcacttgaatccagaaggtggaggttgcagtgagctgagattgcaccactgcactccagcctgggtgacagagtaagactccgtcaaaaaaaaaatgctgaatgctttcacatattttatttcacttaatcacTCAAGATCTCTTTAAGGTAGACATAATAATCCTCAATCTATGGAAGACGATATTGAGGCTTGGGGGTTAAATGCCTCATCTAAGGACACACATGCATAAAATGGCATAACCAGGACACAAACCCAAGTCTCCTGATTCCAAATTTTGCCTATTTCTCACTATCCCGCAGTGCTCTGTGAGTCAGGAAGCTCCCTCAAGGCCAACAGGAATTGAGTGTTTTGACAACTATGAATGAGCGCCATGAGTCTAActggactccattccattctcctcctctccctttctttgcTCTTCCCCCTTCCTTCAATATCCTTTTAGTGTCTCCCAAGCAACAGGTCATTTGCAATGTGGTAGGGAACTAGAGATTAAATAAGAAGTCCctaccctaaaaaaaaaatcatagtctAGTGGGGAAATAGACAAATCATTGTGTGGTGATGCACTAAACATCAACCGAAATAGGTCAAAATGGGAAGGGGAAATTATGCCCTGATCACCCATTCAAGTGGCCATGTAAATTTATAAGAAGCCTACATTCCTAGAGGTAAGAAGAACTTGCTTTGATGTACTCTCACTTCAAAGGAGGCTGTTTTATTTGGAAACAATTCCTCTGCCTTCAATATCCTATGAGTATATCCCTCAAAATGTGTGTTTAGATCTTTAATCTAATTTTATAACAtgtgtttatactttttttttttttttttttttttgagaaggagtcttgcactgtcacccaggctggagtgcagtggcgccatcttggctcactgcaagctccacctcccaggttcacaccattctcctgcctctgcctcccgagtagctgggactacaggtgcccgccaccatgcctggctaattttttgtacttttagtagagacggagtttcaccgtgttagccaggatggtctcgatctcctgagctcgtgattcacccacctcaccctcccaaagtgctgggattacaggcatgagccactgcacccggccttttgtTTACCCTTTCCTGATTAAATTCAGATGCATGCCATCTTATTAGTGGTTTATTTGCATACTCTTTCAAGAATGATCAATGTTCAAAGAGGTATAGTGGCCTTAAAGAAGTAtgggagggccaggtgtggtggctcacacctgtaatcccaacactttgggaggccgaggtgagcaaatcacgaggtcaggagttcaagaccagcctagctagcatggtgaaaccctgtctctactaaaaaaaaaaaaaaaaagtatagggaTAGGCTTAGAGATTTCCTTCTAGGTCGTGTGTATAGGAAAAACACCTTCCAAGATACTAGGGAAGTAATTCTGTTTGTAGTCAGCAACCAGGTGCTGGATAGAGCATGGGTAGGTAGATGAGTGTGTTCACAGGTGTGTGGCAGAGGTCAGTAGCAGACAAATTTTCCAACATACTACTTCAATAATTGTCTTCACTAGTGGCAATAAACTATACACTTTGCTTTCAAACACCTAAGAATTATTCGACAATAATAAATAGTTGCTAGGGGCTCCCTGGGTACCAGCAGCTTCTTAGGCACAGGGTCCGTAGTGGAAAATGAGACAGATATGTTCCTGCTCCATGTTTCTCCAAATAGGCTACTGATGACCAATCAAACGTTCCTAGAAAATTGAGTGTCAGCATTGCTCTTAAGTCTAACACTTTTCATCATTGCTTAACCCACTTGATGTTTCTGAAGCCTCGCACACTCTTGATGGCCCATTTCTGAGTATTAGTCTCCTTCTCATCTTCATTATGTCCCCTCTGAGCAATTGTGacatcctctccccttccctctctgctCCAGGGTCTCCAACTTTGAATCCAGTCTCATCTTTCAGTTTTCCATTGAGGttatctttgttctcctttccaACTATAAATAATGATAACCGACAATTGTATGggcttttaaaacatttacagaGAAAGTTCCATCCATTATCTGAATCAAAAATCATTGAAAGCCTCATTGAGTCCTGGCCGCATTCCTCGAGGGAAGCACTGAGGTTCATCCCGGACAGCACAGTCATCGTGTGATGGACACACACTGTCTTCTAGTCCTTGATTCTGGTTCTTTCTATCTGTTTCAGGGGTGTTCCTAGGAAGCACACCGTGGGATGAAGGTTCACATGTAGGAGGTTTATAAGGAATATTTTTGGGTCCAGTGCCTGtggaagagaaggggaggaagcaggattgggcagaggAAGAAGTCGCGCTGCAGTACAATCTCAAAGAAAGTCTCATTTGACCTGACTTAGAATTCTGAAGATGGGATGACTCTCCTGAACTGTCAGCTCGTGAAGTTAGACTGACAGCTGAAGGTCGTGGGCTGGCAGCACCCTCAGCAGTGAGGGGGTGAGTTCTTCATTCGTGGATGGGCATCTGGGTAGTGCATCACAGCATCCACAACACGATTCCTCATGCATGACATTCACTCAACACAACTGACTTGACTTGCTGTCTTGAGCCTCAGTATCTAGAGCAGGGAGCTCATGGAGAAGGGGAGCTGAGTGCCTGGGGCCAGGACCACTACCCTTGGTGGTGGCAGAGCAAAAAAAGAGGCTAGAATGAGTCTCATCAAATCCCAGCAGATAAATGAGCAAAGGCTGAGGTCAGAGCAAAGCAGACAACCTTATTTCCTACctcaagtgttttattttttattttttatttttttttacagattccCACAACGGCTATCCTGGAAATTCACCAACATCACCCCTAAAATGTCTAACCATGTTGTCAACTGTGCTGCCTGGTCAAGGACTGAGGACCTGTCTCAGAATGATCTTCCTTAATCACAGATCTAGTCATGACCTGGTTTTGCTCAAAACGTTTCGATGGCTCCTGATTGCCTGAAGAATGATTTTCAAATTTCTAAGTAGACTCTTCCAGCTCTTCAAACCTGTCCTTATCAGCCTCTCTGGCACCATCTCTGGTGACTCCTCTTGTGGCCCTGGGAGAGCCACACCAGGCTGCTGTTCTCATCTCCTTCAAATGGGCAGCCTGTTGTCCTAGCCCTGTGGCTCTGCCTTTGCTGATCCTGTCACTTGAATGATCctctctctcttctgggtctggTAAAATCTCTCTTTTGTAAAGCTGTTGAGAATGCCTCCTCCATGTCCAGCTGCAAGTAATCACTCTTCTGACTGCTTTGTTTATACCGTTATAATAGCACTTAGCAAACTTTACTGCACTTCACTGCATGCAAATCTGATAGGTCCCTCTGATAGAATGTAAACTCCGTGAAGGCCAGCCTGGGCTCCTCCATGTCAACAGAGCTCCGTAAATACTTTCATGTTTTAAATGAGTAATGAATAAAccgttttaaaaaatgctttctcgTTTACTCCTATCAGATCTTTCCAGGAAGGATAAGCTGAAGAGAAATTGTTTCTACTGAGAATTCACTTTAATATAAGGCTCCCTGAGAAGAGGttctgaaataaacaaaatatctgGCACCATCACGAGATCCTAGAAATGCTCCGTAGacaaacctgaaggtcctcaggAAGTGAGGTGCCTAGTGCCATAGTCTTGGGTGATTTGCTGCGATGCTCTCTCtgttagaaagtttaaaaaataaaagctttcttttttttttggtgacagagtctctgttgtccaggctggagtacagtggcacaatctcggctcactgcaacctctgcctcctgggttcaagtaattctcccacctcagcctcctgagtagctgaaattacaggtgcctgccaccacgcctggctaatttttttgtatttttagtagagatgggttttttccatgttggccaggctggtctcgaactcctgagctcaggtgatccacctgtctcagcctcccaaagtgctgggattacaggcatgagccaccgcacccagccagaaaagcTTTGACATACTTCtttcaagtgattttcaaatGAGAAACTCAAATATAATTAATGTGTATCAAAAGGAAATTCATAGCATCCATTTTCTCCTGTGGCTGTTACCTAGCCAGAAACCTTTGGCAACTACTATTTCAATATTCTCTACTTTGCTCTAAGAAATCGATGTGATCTAATGAACAATTATGAATTTATTGATACCAGGAGACTGGGCTCTAAAAGGACAAGCAGGTGCTTTGCTAAGCAACCCTAACAATCTCTGCCGACAGAAAAGAAGACAGTCACTGCAGCCAGCAGTGCTGTTCTCAAGAAGGGTTGACACAACCATCACGGAATGGGAGACCCAAATCCCCTCCCACAAAAGCCTTTTGGTCACTCAGCACTTACTACGTGCCGGGCGCCATGAGCTTGAGCTCCATGCTTGCAAGTCTCATGTAACCTTCACAGGAACCTAGCAGATAAGAAGAACTTTCAtgacttgcatttttacagatgaggtcttCGGAAGTTAAGGAACTGCCCAAGATCATGGGTCCTCTCAGCTGCAAGGCAGAACTAGAATAGAGTTCTGAGTAACTGAAGCCTGTGCCCTAAACCTGCTCCTTGTGAACTTGACTGCATGTTAGAATCATCCTGGGATTGTGGAAAGATGCAAAATaaatca
The Symphalangus syndactylus isolate Jambi chromosome 7, NHGRI_mSymSyn1-v2.1_pri, whole genome shotgun sequence genome window above contains:
- the LOC129485853 gene encoding nascent polypeptide-associated complex subunit alpha-like, whose product is MPGKATETVPAIEQELLQPQAETGSGTESDSDESVPELEEQDSTQVTTQQAQLAVAAEIDEEPVSKAKQRRSEKKARKAMFKLGLQQVTGVTRVTIRKSKNIVFVIIKPDVYKSPASDIYIVFGEAEIEDLSQQAQLAAAEKFKVQGEAVSNIQENTQAPAVQEESEEEEVDEAGVEVKDIELVMSQANVPGAKAVQALKNSNDIVNAIMESTM